In a genomic window of Quercus lobata isolate SW786 chromosome 4, ValleyOak3.0 Primary Assembly, whole genome shotgun sequence:
- the LOC115987066 gene encoding putative F-box protein At1g49610 isoform X1, which translates to MEEEQISGSINSFSDRSNYNSSHDTNPNNYYYDEEEESSSSHNHRSKRSKNAPILEEEDRISALPDSILLSILCFLPINDAIKTGVLSKRWASLWTSLPSLSFDSGSFEYLDDFTSAVDNTLLLHRAHKLKNFDIQFECDYDTVLNPRLDLWVRFATNARVEKLVLLLWSPDCLDLDRYQLPQHLYANDFVSEFNFSCCKILPNGLPHWSSLKRLCIGHSALSEDVIRKVLMGSPRLESLELHQFWGFYRLDIVSESLRKLVIDSYVQHLFESEERKLELEIVAPKIERLEILGCFYMNRCRIKDVSALVEAKLDFDMRMEEEGALEEFQDIVRDILESVHHVKKLTVGSSCLMALSIMTVKHLPSPSSKCKCLTIASMGEWDFPKILSLLQSSPYVETLVLDITSWGYMWPALLALD; encoded by the exons ATGGAGGAGGAACAAATCTCTGGTTCTATCAACAGCTTCTCTGACCGATCCAACTATAATTCCAGCCACGATACAAACcccaataattattattatgatgaagaagaagaatcatcaTCGAGCCATAATCATCGATCCAAACGAAGCAAAAACGCACCAAtcttagaagaagaagatcgaATCAGCGCTTTACCTGACTCGATCCTTCTCAGCATCCTCTGCTTCTTGCCCATTAACGACGCTATCAAAACGGGCGTTTTATCCAAAAGATGGGCCTCTCTTTGGACCTCCCTTCCCTCTCTCAGTTTCGATTCTGGTTCCTTCGAATACTTGGACGATTTCACCAGTGCCGTTGATAATACCCTGCTCCTACACAGGGCTCACAAACTCAAAAACTTCGATATTCAATTCGAGTGCGATTACGACACAGTACTAAATCCTCGCCTCGATCTTTGGGTTCGGTTCGCTACAAATGCCAGAGTAGAAAAACTTGTTTTACTCTTGTGGAGTCCTGATTGTCTCGATCTTGACAGATACCAATTGCCTCAGCATCTCTACGCCAACGATTTTGTTTCTGAATTCAATTTTAGTTGCTGCAAAATTTTACCTAATGGGTTACCACATTGGAGTTCACTCAAGCGCTTGTGTATTGGGCACTCGGCCTTGAGTGAGGATGTGATAAGGAAAGTGTTAATGGGTAGTCCTAGACTTGAATCCTTGGAATTGCATCAGTTTTGGGGGTTTTATCGGTTGGATATAGTGTCCGAGAGTTTGAGAAAATTGGTGATAGATAGCTATGTGCAACATTTGTTTGAAAGTGAGGAGCGTAAGTTGGAACTGGAAATTGTGGCTCCAAAGATTGAGCGTTTAGAGATTTTGGGGTGTTTTTATATGAATAGGTGTCGGATAAAGGATGTGTCGGCATTGGTTGAGGCTAAGCTCGATTTCGACATGCGGATGGAGGAGGAGGGTGCTTTGGAGGAGTTCCAAGACATTGTGAGAGACATTCTTGAGAGTGTGCATCATGTCAAGAAGCTCACTGTTGGCAGTTCTTGTCTCATG GCTCTATCTATAATGACGGTGAAACATCTGCCTTCTCCATCGTCAAAGTGCAAATGTTTAACGATAGCAAGCATGGGGGAATGGgattttcccaaaattttaagccTACTTCAAAGTTCACCTTATGTGGAGACATTGGTTTTAGACATCACATCCTGGGGCTACATGTGGCCAGCG CTATTGGCTCTGGACTAA
- the LOC115987066 gene encoding putative F-box protein At1g49610 isoform X2 produces MEEEQISGSINSFSDRSNYNSSHDTNPNNYYYDEEEESSSSHNHRSKRSKNAPILEEEDRISALPDSILLSILCFLPINDAIKTGVLSKRWASLWTSLPSLSFDSGSFEYLDDFTSAVDNTLLLHRAHKLKNFDIQFECDYDTVLNPRLDLWVRFATNARVEKLVLLLWSPDCLDLDRYQLPQHLYANDFVSEFNFSCCKILPNGLPHWSSLKRLCIGHSALSEDVIRKVLMGSPRLESLELHQFWGFYRLDIVSESLRKLVIDSYVQHLFESEERKLELEIVAPKIERLEILGCFYMNRCRIKDVSALVEAKLDFDMRMEEEGALEEFQDIVRDILESVHHVKKLTVGSSCLMIKVVSFIVGSVIAWLGPTYKIMRSIYCIYSDKLLYHSR; encoded by the exons ATGGAGGAGGAACAAATCTCTGGTTCTATCAACAGCTTCTCTGACCGATCCAACTATAATTCCAGCCACGATACAAACcccaataattattattatgatgaagaagaagaatcatcaTCGAGCCATAATCATCGATCCAAACGAAGCAAAAACGCACCAAtcttagaagaagaagatcgaATCAGCGCTTTACCTGACTCGATCCTTCTCAGCATCCTCTGCTTCTTGCCCATTAACGACGCTATCAAAACGGGCGTTTTATCCAAAAGATGGGCCTCTCTTTGGACCTCCCTTCCCTCTCTCAGTTTCGATTCTGGTTCCTTCGAATACTTGGACGATTTCACCAGTGCCGTTGATAATACCCTGCTCCTACACAGGGCTCACAAACTCAAAAACTTCGATATTCAATTCGAGTGCGATTACGACACAGTACTAAATCCTCGCCTCGATCTTTGGGTTCGGTTCGCTACAAATGCCAGAGTAGAAAAACTTGTTTTACTCTTGTGGAGTCCTGATTGTCTCGATCTTGACAGATACCAATTGCCTCAGCATCTCTACGCCAACGATTTTGTTTCTGAATTCAATTTTAGTTGCTGCAAAATTTTACCTAATGGGTTACCACATTGGAGTTCACTCAAGCGCTTGTGTATTGGGCACTCGGCCTTGAGTGAGGATGTGATAAGGAAAGTGTTAATGGGTAGTCCTAGACTTGAATCCTTGGAATTGCATCAGTTTTGGGGGTTTTATCGGTTGGATATAGTGTCCGAGAGTTTGAGAAAATTGGTGATAGATAGCTATGTGCAACATTTGTTTGAAAGTGAGGAGCGTAAGTTGGAACTGGAAATTGTGGCTCCAAAGATTGAGCGTTTAGAGATTTTGGGGTGTTTTTATATGAATAGGTGTCGGATAAAGGATGTGTCGGCATTGGTTGAGGCTAAGCTCGATTTCGACATGCGGATGGAGGAGGAGGGTGCTTTGGAGGAGTTCCAAGACATTGTGAGAGACATTCTTGAGAGTGTGCATCATGTCAAGAAGCTCACTGTTGGCAGTTCTTGTCTCATG ATCAAGGTTGTATCTTTTATTGTTGGTAGTGTCATTGCTTGGCTAGGCCCTACATATAAAATAATGCGCAGCATCTATTGCATATATAGTGACAAGTTATTGTACCATTCAAGGTAG
- the LOC115983503 gene encoding putative F-box/LRR-repeat protein At3g18150: MGSPRLESLELHDCYGFHRLDIVSESLRKLVVDSYLIDMLDMLESEERKLELEIVAPKIVCIEILGCFNMKCRIKDVSALVEAKLDFNMQNGYDSDEKEGACEKYQDIVRDILESVHHVKKLTVGHWCLMVVSIMSMEHLPSPLSKCQCLTMKTSMEKGNLPGIARLLQSSPYVETLNMDITSSYYIGLEFLNRRYRSSYLDEMKHWKSGEIYFKSLLVCLKTITIFGFGERLFHMKEAFILVVQFLLKNAKVQEKMVITTSRDMQNERRILLLEFLKVAQKFLSFPRSSPHAVIMFPYL, encoded by the exons ATGGGTAGTCCTAGACTTGAATCCTTGGAATTGCATGATTGTTATGGGTTTCACCGGTTGGATATAGTGTCCGAGAGTTTGAGAAAATTGGTGGTAGATAGCTATTTGATAGATATGTTAGATATGTTAGAAAGTGAGGAGCGTAAGTTGGAATTGGAGATTGTGGCTCCAAAAATTGTGTGTATAGAAATTTTGGGGTGTTTTAATATGAAGTGTCGGATAAAGGATGTGTCGGCATTGGTTGAGGCTAAGCTCGATTTCAACATGCAGAATGGATATGATAGTGATGAGAAGGAGGGTGCTTGTGAGAAGTACCAGGACATTGTGAGAGACATTCTTGAGAGTGTGCATCATGTCAAGAAACTCACTGTTGGCCATTGGTGTCTCATG GTTGTATCTATAATGTCAATGGAACATCTGCCTTCTCCATTGTCAAAGTGCCAATGTTTAACAATGAAAACAAGCATGGAAAAAGGGAACCTTCCTGGCATTGCCCGTCTACTTCAAAGTTCGCCTTATGTGGAGACATTGAATATGGACATCACATCCTCCTACTATATAGGGTTAGAG TTTCTAAATAGACGCTACCGCAGCTCTTACCTTGATGAAATGAAACATTGGAAATCAGGAGAGATCTATTTCAAGTCTTTGCTAGTATGCCTCAAGACTATTACGATTTTTGGTTTTGGAGAAAGGTTGTTCCACATGAAGGAAGCATTCATTTTAGTGGTACAATTTCTACTTAAGAATGCAAAGGTGCAAGAGAAGATGGTTATCACTACATCGCGGGATATGCAAAATGAAAGGCGTATTCTGCTACTTGAATTTCTAAAAGTGGCTCAAAAGTTTTTAAGCTTCCCCAGATCCTCTCCTCATGCAGTGATTATGTTTCCATATCTGTAA
- the LOC115983151 gene encoding F-box protein At5g03100-like gives MDRMDDFISAVDHTLLLHRAPKLTSFSVRFRYTTSRKARLDHWVRFATTAKVNQLSLDLFLRHIVDIDLEGYQLPQHLYANEFVSKFNFSYCIIFPNGLLHWSSLKHLCIGQSALCDDVIREVLMGSPRLESLELHDCWDFNRLDIVSESLRKLVIESYMIDMLEGDVRELELEIVAPKIHSLEILGNFEKIKCRIKDVSALVEAKLDFDMRKSHTYDYLAEYIKKYYEEEEGYREYQDIVRDILDSVHHVKKLTVGNWCLMIVSIMSVKHLPTPLSKCQCLTIVTSMEKWSLPGIGILLQSSPYVETLNIDFPLSYVMKPLAYLVSRYDEVNHWKSKEIYFKFLLQCLKSIKIKLFYFEGIHTKEFIFLVQFLLTNAKVLEKMVITNVVPMRNPTPNMLLKSLRVALMLLSFPRSSPHAVVMFPYQ, from the exons ATGGATCGCATGGACGATTTCATCAGTGCCGTAGATCACACCCTGCTTTTACACAGGGCTCCTAAACTCACAAGCTTCTCAGTTCGATTCAGGTACACGACAAGCCGAAAGGCTCGCCTCGATCATTGGGTTCGTTTCGCCACAACTGCCAAAGTAAACCAACTTAGTCTAGATTTATTTTTACGACATATTGTTGATATCGATCTTGAAGGATACCAATTACCTCAGCATCTCTACGCCAATGAGTTTGTTTCTAAATTCAATTTTAGTTACTGCATAATTTTCCCTAATGGGTTACTACATTGGAGTTCACTCAAGCACTTGTGTATTGGGCAATCGGCCTTGTGCGATGATGTGATAAGGGAAGTGTTAATGGGTAGTCCTAGACTTGAATCCTTGGAATTGCATGATTGTTGGGATTTTAATCGGTTGGATATAGTGTCCGAGAGTTTGAGAAAGTTGGTGATAGAAAGCTATATGATAGATATGTTGGAAGGTGATGTCCGTGAGTTGGAATTGGAAATTGTGGCTCCAAAGATCCATTCTTTGGAAATTCTGGGGAATTTTGAAAAGATTAAGTGTCGGATAAAGGATGTGTCGGCATTAGTTGAGGCTAAACTCGATTTTGACATGCGGAAGAGTCATACTTATGATTACCTCGCCGAGTATATTAAGAAGTATTATGAGGAGGAGGAAGGTTATAGGGAGTACCAAGACATTGTGAGAGACATTCTTGACAGTGTGCATCATGTCAAGAAACTCACTGTTGGCAATTGGTGTCTCATG ATTGTATCTATAATGTCAGTGAAACATCTGCCTACTCCATTGTCAAAGTGCCAATGTTTAACAATTGTAACAAGCATGGAAAAATGGAGCCTTCCTGGCATTGGAATCCTACTTCAAAGTTCGCCTTACGTGGAGACATTGAATATTGACTTCCCACTCTCCTACGTTATGAAACCGTTGGCG TATCTAGTAAGTAGATATGATGAAGTGAACCATTGGAAATCAAAGGAGAtctatttcaagtttttgttacAATGCCTCAAGTCTATCAAGATcaagcttttttattttgaaggaatCCACACAAAGGAATTCATTTTCTTGGTACAATTTCTACTTACGAATGCAAAGGTGTTGGAGAAGATGGTTATCACTAACGTTGTGCCTATGCGAAATCCAACGCCTAATATGCTACTTAAATCTCTACGAGTAGCTCTAATGTTGTTAAGTTTCCCTAGATCCTCTCCTCATGCAGTGGTTATGTTTCCATATCAGTAA